In the genome of Ancylomarina subtilis, one region contains:
- a CDS encoding HlyD family secretion protein has translation MKPNIIIGISITLAFLASACNQNGTESDAYGNFEATEYMISAENSGKILALNLDEGDVFKQPQQVGLIDTTQLFLQREQLKAQKQSIASGIKNILSRIAVYQEQITILKKDKLRIERMFEEGAATSKEVDDINGKIQVTQKQIQAVKTENAKVLGELEKVDHKIEALNDLIRKSIIYVPKAATVLEKYHEEFEMVNMGMPLFKLADLSTLELRAYISGDQLSDVKIGQKVKVLIDKDKEENQTLTGKITWISSQSEFTPKIIQTKEERVKLVYALKVKVKNDGRLKIGMPGEIRFK, from the coding sequence ATGAAACCAAATATAATTATCGGAATAAGCATCACTCTAGCATTTTTAGCATCAGCCTGTAATCAGAATGGAACGGAATCAGATGCATACGGAAATTTTGAAGCGACCGAGTACATGATCTCAGCAGAAAACAGTGGGAAAATACTCGCTCTTAATCTGGATGAAGGTGATGTTTTCAAACAACCCCAACAAGTCGGACTCATCGATACCACTCAACTATTTCTACAAAGAGAACAGCTTAAAGCGCAAAAGCAATCCATCGCTTCAGGCATTAAGAATATACTCTCGCGCATCGCTGTTTATCAGGAACAAATCACCATCCTTAAAAAGGATAAACTGAGAATTGAGAGGATGTTTGAAGAGGGGGCAGCAACCAGCAAAGAGGTCGACGATATCAATGGAAAAATTCAGGTTACTCAAAAACAAATACAGGCAGTTAAAACTGAAAATGCCAAGGTATTGGGCGAACTGGAAAAAGTAGATCACAAAATAGAGGCTCTAAACGATTTGATCCGAAAAAGCATCATTTATGTACCCAAAGCTGCTACGGTTTTAGAGAAATATCACGAAGAATTCGAAATGGTGAATATGGGAATGCCACTCTTCAAACTAGCCGATTTGAGCACACTTGAACTAAGGGCTTATATCAGCGGCGATCAGCTTTCTGATGTTAAAATTGGTCAGAAAGTTAAAGTGTTGATTGATAAAGACAAAGAAGAAAACCAGACCCTTACAGGAAAAATAACATGGATTTCTTCACAATCAGAATTCACACCCAAAATCATTCAAACCAAAGAAGAACGCGTGAAATTGGTTTATGCACTTAAGGTGAAAGTAAAAAATGACGGGCGATTAAAAATTGGCATGCCGGGCGAAATCAGATTCAAGTAG
- a CDS encoding TolC family protein → MNSLLKNSKYTLLLALIFHFQIGWTQEEVLSLEQCQKEVQENFPLVKGKDLLTQSSQLNIENLKTSYLPRLYANGKLSYQSDVTGISFPGMITPQAPKDQYALNIDIEQLIYDGGKTKDRIELEKKASEVEIQNLEIQLYQLRKRVNDAFFGIQLVRKNKLVLLDKHKTISNRIKQIRSAVENGVLLPANLKVMESELLLIDQQIQELHAYEATSFHVLSELMGRKIDVNTQLQDSSLSIESINNLNTRNTVRPEYQMYSSQKSLLEAQKELVKKDRYPVISGFGQLGYGNPGYNQLTDQFDTYYMLGAKISWHIFDWKSNRRKQKEITIRKDIVSTQELSFTQNQLIELGNERIKLKKIKILLEKDDAIIDLKKAISASSASQLDNGIITSSDYLDELNKEIQAKLNKAYHLIQLQQSLSEYQRIKGI, encoded by the coding sequence ATGAACTCACTTTTGAAAAATAGCAAATACACACTTCTTCTGGCCCTCATCTTTCATTTTCAAATTGGATGGACTCAGGAAGAGGTTCTTAGTTTGGAGCAATGCCAGAAAGAAGTGCAGGAAAACTTTCCTTTAGTAAAAGGAAAAGATCTTTTAACCCAATCTTCACAACTGAATATTGAAAATCTCAAAACATCCTATCTACCCAGGCTGTATGCAAATGGGAAACTCTCTTATCAGTCCGATGTCACAGGTATTTCTTTCCCGGGAATGATTACACCTCAGGCGCCTAAAGATCAATATGCTCTTAATATTGATATTGAGCAGCTGATTTATGACGGTGGAAAAACCAAAGATAGAATTGAATTGGAGAAAAAGGCTTCAGAAGTCGAAATTCAAAATCTGGAAATTCAACTCTATCAATTGCGCAAAAGAGTCAATGACGCATTCTTTGGCATACAACTGGTTCGTAAAAACAAGCTGGTACTTCTCGACAAGCACAAAACCATTTCAAATCGAATAAAACAGATTAGATCCGCTGTTGAAAATGGAGTTCTTCTCCCTGCCAACCTAAAAGTAATGGAATCTGAACTATTGCTAATCGATCAACAGATTCAGGAATTGCATGCATATGAGGCAACTTCTTTTCATGTTCTATCCGAATTAATGGGACGAAAAATTGATGTCAATACACAACTTCAGGACAGCAGTCTTAGTATCGAATCAATAAATAATTTAAACACAAGGAATACAGTAAGACCGGAATATCAGATGTATTCAAGTCAAAAATCATTACTCGAAGCTCAGAAAGAACTCGTAAAAAAAGACCGCTACCCCGTCATCTCCGGATTTGGTCAATTGGGGTACGGAAACCCCGGCTACAACCAGTTGACAGATCAGTTTGATACCTATTATATGTTGGGTGCAAAAATATCCTGGCATATTTTCGATTGGAAATCGAACCGTCGCAAACAAAAAGAAATCACAATCCGCAAGGATATTGTAAGCACTCAGGAACTAAGCTTTACACAGAATCAGCTAATCGAATTGGGAAATGAAAGGATCAAATTAAAAAAGATTAAAATCTTACTCGAGAAAGATGACGCCATCATTGACTTAAAAAAAGCCATCAGTGCAAGCTCAGCCTCACAGTTGGACAATGGCATCATTACTTCCAGTGATTATCTGGATGAATTAAACAAAGAAATTCAAGCAAAACTAAACAAGGCTTATCATCTGATTCAGTTACAACAATCGTTGTCTGAATACCAAAGAATCAAAGGCATTTAA
- a CDS encoding TetR/AcrR family transcriptional regulator: protein MEKKIIETQENILDAARTIFAQKGLSGARMQEIADRAGINKALLHYYYRSKEKLFKQVFEEAFKKLIRPLAAFLADDSELFQKIRNICKLYNEVMSQYPFIPNFIINEINTDPSRIINLINFEGVTEGKQKTVAQIQAAIKTGKIRPIDPRELILNIISLSIFPFASRPIAEQFLYKNDDMDQILKSRADGVADFIIQSIKI, encoded by the coding sequence ATGGAAAAGAAAATAATTGAGACTCAGGAAAATATTCTTGATGCAGCTAGAACTATTTTTGCACAAAAAGGCTTATCCGGAGCCAGAATGCAGGAAATAGCCGATCGTGCCGGTATTAATAAAGCACTCTTACATTATTACTATCGAAGCAAAGAAAAGCTGTTCAAACAAGTTTTTGAAGAAGCCTTTAAAAAACTGATTCGTCCCTTAGCTGCATTTTTGGCAGATGATTCTGAATTGTTTCAGAAAATCAGAAACATTTGTAAGCTCTACAACGAAGTGATGAGCCAATACCCTTTTATCCCCAACTTTATAATCAATGAGATTAATACAGACCCTAGTCGAATAATAAATCTGATTAATTTTGAGGGGGTTACAGAGGGAAAACAAAAAACTGTGGCACAAATTCAAGCTGCTATAAAAACGGGCAAAATAAGGCCCATTGACCCAAGAGAATTAATCTTAAATATTATCAGTCTCTCTATATTCCCCTTTGCAAGCCGCCCCATAGCAGAACAATTTTTATACAAAAATGATGATATGGATCAGATTCTTAAATCAAGAGCTGACGGTGTTGCCGACTTTATTATTCAATCGATAAAAATTTAA
- a CDS encoding putative quinol monooxygenase, giving the protein MTTNPAKLANPDDLVFYVKYHIKPDCVEEFQKRWFALVDHMRREPSFVSAFVHQDTADPTKFSMYERWTESSKEDFMTYQMAAKAYREAYEKRLPEMSSTPRLIHILRPLASWANPKFEPVENDLIFYVNFQIKPHRQAEWKEAALIVLNEMAEEGAFVCAFLHQDAEDSSRFTVYDRWNKPGRTNFADEHRKLLESILPDAVLSFRTFRILKPLGNWVGV; this is encoded by the coding sequence ATGACAACAAATCCAGCTAAACTGGCCAACCCGGATGATTTGGTTTTCTATGTGAAATATCACATCAAGCCTGATTGTGTTGAAGAATTTCAGAAACGTTGGTTTGCGCTTGTAGATCATATGCGTCGTGAACCATCATTTGTGAGTGCTTTTGTACATCAGGACACAGCTGATCCTACAAAGTTTAGTATGTACGAACGCTGGACAGAGTCATCGAAAGAGGATTTTATGACCTACCAAATGGCAGCAAAGGCTTATCGTGAAGCGTATGAGAAAAGATTGCCGGAGATGAGTTCGACTCCAAGATTAATCCATATTCTGCGTCCGCTGGCTTCCTGGGCAAATCCAAAGTTTGAACCCGTAGAAAATGATTTGATATTCTATGTGAACTTTCAAATTAAGCCTCATAGGCAAGCTGAATGGAAGGAAGCTGCTTTGATTGTGTTGAATGAGATGGCTGAGGAGGGGGCTTTTGTTTGTGCTTTTCTACATCAGGATGCTGAAGATTCATCCCGATTTACTGTTTATGACCGTTGGAATAAACCTGGGCGGACAAACTTTGCTGATGAGCACCGAAAGCTTTTGGAGTCCATTTTGCCTGATGCCGTTTTAAGTTTTCGAACATTTCGTATTCTTAAGCCCTTAGGGAATTGGGTAGGTGTTTAA
- the brnQ gene encoding branched-chain amino acid transport system II carrier protein, whose translation MKKFKDIVVIGVALFAMFFGAGNLIFPPQLGVVSGDSWLQAIMGFFTTDVSLSILAIIAIAKSGGTFDSFASKVGPKFSIIMGIIIMLIIGPLLALPRTGAVSYEMGILPIFPNIPQYLFTLVYFGISLLFVINPKGIIDKIAVYLTPILLIALVSIIVKNMLMPSDTMATARLSNVYTYAFLEGYQTLDGLAAVIFAGIILLSLKEKGYTDTSSQIKITIKSGLVAFSIIGFVYGGLIYLGANGASSIPEGLNRTETFMALVDRMFGQYGVWMVAVTVIFACFTTTVGLTTTVAEYFSELTDNKLSYRFNVVTITLVSFVLANLGVEQIVYFSGPILNMIYPAILVLIILNLFDKYITYKGVYSGVVGSTLAFSILMFVCQSFDTLSETRNWLLTFPMTSYEMGWLTPALLGGLSTSIAYKIKTNRSV comes from the coding sequence ATGAAAAAGTTTAAGGATATTGTGGTGATTGGCGTAGCACTGTTTGCGATGTTTTTTGGAGCAGGAAATTTGATATTTCCACCTCAATTGGGAGTTGTGAGTGGAGATTCATGGCTACAAGCCATCATGGGCTTCTTCACTACCGATGTGAGTTTATCGATACTGGCAATTATTGCCATAGCAAAATCGGGGGGCACATTCGATTCCTTTGCGTCTAAGGTCGGACCAAAATTTAGTATCATCATGGGCATCATTATCATGCTGATTATTGGCCCCCTGTTGGCTTTACCAAGAACAGGAGCAGTCAGCTATGAAATGGGAATATTGCCTATCTTTCCAAATATCCCACAATACCTCTTCACTCTGGTTTATTTTGGAATTTCCCTACTCTTTGTGATCAATCCCAAAGGTATTATTGACAAAATAGCTGTTTACCTGACCCCTATTTTACTTATTGCCTTGGTATCAATTATAGTAAAAAACATGCTAATGCCATCAGATACAATGGCAACAGCTCGATTATCAAACGTATATACTTATGCTTTTCTTGAAGGATATCAAACACTGGACGGTTTAGCTGCTGTTATCTTTGCAGGCATTATCCTTTTAAGTTTAAAGGAGAAAGGCTATACCGATACCTCATCACAAATAAAAATAACCATCAAATCAGGCCTAGTCGCTTTTAGTATTATTGGTTTTGTATATGGTGGCTTAATCTATTTAGGAGCTAATGGTGCTAGCAGCATACCCGAAGGATTGAACAGAACTGAAACCTTTATGGCTCTGGTTGACCGAATGTTTGGTCAATATGGAGTTTGGATGGTTGCCGTAACAGTCATATTTGCCTGTTTTACGACAACCGTTGGTTTAACAACTACGGTTGCAGAATATTTTAGTGAATTAACAGACAATAAGCTGAGCTATCGATTTAATGTCGTTACGATCACTTTAGTCAGTTTTGTTCTTGCCAATTTAGGTGTTGAACAGATCGTTTACTTCTCAGGTCCGATTTTGAATATGATCTACCCGGCCATATTGGTATTAATCATTCTCAATCTATTCGATAAATACATCACTTACAAAGGAGTTTATTCTGGTGTTGTGGGTAGTACTCTTGCTTTTAGTATTCTGATGTTTGTCTGCCAATCATTTGATACTCTTTCTGAGACCCGAAATTGGCTATTAACCTTTCCCATGACCTCGTACGAAATGGGTTGGTTGACACCTGCTTTATTAGGAGGACTATCAACTTCTATCGCTTATAAAATTAAAACAAATCGATCTGTCTAA
- a CDS encoding carbonic anhydrase, giving the protein MDIKHIFNNNREWIAEKLSKDSEYFKKLAGEQTPEILYIGCSDSRVTTGDLMGIEPGDMFVHRNIANMVSNTDLSAMSVINYAISYLKVKHVVICGHYNCGGVKAAMQAKDMGILNPWLRNIRDVYRLHKDELNAIDDEEQKYNRLVELNVQEQCVNLIKTAEVQQALRHGQITIHGWVFDIHTGHIIDMKINFNRILKDIMEIYRLES; this is encoded by the coding sequence GTGGACATCAAGCACATTTTTAATAATAACCGGGAATGGATTGCTGAAAAGCTCAGTAAAGACTCTGAATATTTCAAAAAACTAGCTGGCGAACAAACCCCGGAAATTTTATATATCGGCTGTTCTGATAGCCGTGTTACAACCGGAGATTTAATGGGTATTGAACCCGGAGATATGTTTGTCCATCGAAATATTGCCAATATGGTATCCAATACCGATTTAAGTGCGATGTCAGTCATTAATTATGCCATTAGCTATCTTAAAGTAAAACATGTGGTGATCTGTGGACATTACAATTGTGGTGGTGTAAAAGCCGCTATGCAGGCTAAAGACATGGGGATTTTAAATCCCTGGTTAAGGAACATTCGCGACGTTTATCGTTTGCACAAGGATGAGCTGAATGCTATTGATGATGAAGAACAAAAGTACAACCGCTTGGTTGAATTAAATGTTCAGGAACAATGCGTAAATCTGATTAAAACAGCCGAAGTGCAACAAGCTCTTCGCCATGGTCAAATCACTATTCATGGTTGGGTTTTCGATATCCACACAGGACATATTATCGATATGAAAATAAATTTCAATAGAATATTAAAGGACATCATGGAGATTTACCGTCTTGAGTCCTAA
- a CDS encoding YwbE family protein produces MADFHPDGKNRKDIKIGLYVEIVQKQDQRSGDLTEGVVKRILTKSPHHPHGIKVQLETGEVGRVKNILDDED; encoded by the coding sequence ATGGCAGATTTCCACCCTGATGGTAAAAACAGAAAAGACATCAAAATAGGCTTATATGTTGAGATTGTTCAAAAACAGGATCAGCGCAGTGGCGACTTAACTGAAGGTGTTGTGAAACGCATCCTTACTAAATCACCCCATCATCCTCACGGCATCAAGGTTCAACTTGAAACGGGTGAAGTGGGACGCGTGAAAAACATCCTCGACGATGAAGATTAA
- a CDS encoding DUF1697 domain-containing protein encodes MTKFIALLRGINVGGKRKVLMADLKTLFSNLGYSNCITYIQSGNIIFDSNDKKENSQLAATIQKAIFDHYQFEVPVMVRNLNEWKQTIEKNPFFKNSDISIDRLHLTLLDKNPEEEQIKKLNTIGFGADKFVNIGQDIFICCEGKYSDSKLTNTLFEKKLACQATTRNWKTVLKLSELGEE; translated from the coding sequence ATGACAAAATTCATTGCTCTTTTGAGAGGTATAAATGTGGGCGGCAAGCGCAAAGTGCTTATGGCTGATTTGAAAACACTCTTCTCAAACCTGGGTTATTCAAACTGTATCACGTATATCCAAAGTGGAAATATTATTTTTGATAGCAATGATAAAAAAGAGAACTCACAACTAGCTGCAACAATACAAAAGGCAATATTTGATCACTATCAATTTGAAGTACCCGTAATGGTCAGAAATCTCAATGAATGGAAGCAAACCATTGAAAAAAATCCTTTTTTTAAAAATAGTGACATCAGCATAGATCGGCTACATTTAACTCTACTAGACAAAAATCCTGAAGAAGAGCAAATAAAAAAACTAAACACGATAGGTTTTGGAGCTGATAAATTTGTCAATATCGGACAAGATATCTTTATCTGTTGTGAAGGAAAATACAGTGACTCAAAGTTAACAAATACCCTCTTTGAAAAAAAACTCGCTTGCCAGGCTACAACACGAAATTGGAAAACCGTTTTGAAACTTTCAGAACTCGGTGAAGAATAA
- a CDS encoding dipeptidase has product MKKLSIFASLFMLLAIFTASTASACTNYLVTRGASADGSNMISYAADSHVLYGELYFRPAADWAPGTMVDVYEWDTGKYLGQIPQVAHTYSVVGNMNEFQLAIGETTYGGVEQLGSQEGAIIDYGSLIYLTLQRAKSAREAIKVMTELVETYGYYSSGESFSISDKDEVWILEMIGKGNGEKGAVWAARMIPDGYVSGHANHARITQFPLEGKTSISSDKMDKIFNPEIVNVYAKDMISFAKEKGLYPKDGKNKDFSFSDSYAPVDFGGARYCEMRVWTFFNRVNDGMAKYFDYAKGNIKFDKKGYANNRMPLWVKPDHKVELSEVMDAMRDHLEGTELDMSKDMGAGPFGNPYRWRPLTWKVDGVTYCNERATATQQTGFSFIAQSRNWLPDAVGGINWFGVDDAASTVYFPMYCGATRVPETFAVGNGKMMDFTNKSAFWVFNQVSNLAYTRYSEIHPEIREKQIALEAKYQNFTKIIDMAAEGMFKADKATAIEFLTDFSCNQGDNLTNEWRDFYGYLFAKFMDGNIKTKDGNKQNPKMTQPGYSEKWKKAVAKDTGDKLKTKGASH; this is encoded by the coding sequence ATGAAAAAGTTATCGATTTTCGCATCACTGTTCATGTTGCTAGCTATTTTTACAGCTTCAACTGCCAGTGCATGTACCAATTACCTTGTAACCAGAGGTGCCAGTGCTGATGGCTCCAACATGATTTCCTATGCTGCAGACTCACATGTTCTTTATGGTGAGCTTTACTTCCGTCCGGCTGCCGATTGGGCTCCAGGTACAATGGTTGATGTATACGAGTGGGATACGGGAAAATACCTAGGTCAAATTCCTCAGGTCGCTCATACTTACTCAGTAGTGGGAAATATGAATGAATTTCAGTTGGCTATTGGCGAAACAACCTATGGTGGCGTTGAACAATTGGGTTCTCAGGAAGGTGCTATCATTGATTATGGTAGTTTGATATATTTAACTCTTCAACGTGCTAAATCAGCTCGTGAAGCAATTAAAGTAATGACCGAATTGGTCGAAACATACGGCTACTACAGCTCAGGTGAATCATTCTCTATTTCTGATAAAGATGAGGTTTGGATTCTGGAGATGATTGGTAAAGGCAACGGCGAAAAAGGTGCTGTTTGGGCTGCTCGTATGATTCCTGACGGTTACGTTAGTGGACACGCTAATCACGCACGTATCACTCAATTCCCTCTTGAAGGAAAAACATCCATTTCTTCTGATAAAATGGATAAGATTTTCAATCCTGAAATCGTTAATGTTTATGCTAAGGATATGATCTCTTTCGCCAAAGAAAAAGGTCTTTATCCTAAAGATGGTAAAAACAAAGACTTTAGTTTCTCAGATTCATATGCACCCGTTGATTTTGGTGGTGCTCGTTACTGCGAAATGCGTGTTTGGACTTTCTTCAACCGTGTAAACGATGGTATGGCCAAGTATTTCGATTACGCAAAAGGAAATATCAAATTTGACAAAAAAGGTTATGCAAACAATCGCATGCCTCTTTGGGTTAAACCTGACCATAAAGTGGAATTGTCGGAAGTGATGGATGCCATGAGAGACCACCTTGAAGGAACAGAATTAGACATGTCTAAAGATATGGGAGCTGGTCCTTTCGGAAATCCTTACCGTTGGAGACCATTAACATGGAAAGTTGACGGCGTAACCTATTGCAACGAGCGTGCAACTGCAACTCAACAAACAGGTTTCTCTTTCATTGCTCAATCTCGTAACTGGTTACCTGATGCTGTAGGTGGAATCAACTGGTTTGGTGTAGATGATGCTGCTTCTACAGTTTATTTCCCTATGTATTGCGGTGCAACTCGTGTTCCTGAAACCTTTGCTGTTGGTAATGGTAAGATGATGGATTTCACCAACAAATCTGCATTCTGGGTATTCAACCAGGTATCTAACTTGGCTTACACACGTTACTCAGAGATTCATCCTGAAATCAGAGAAAAACAAATCGCTCTTGAAGCTAAATACCAAAACTTCACAAAGATTATCGATATGGCTGCTGAAGGTATGTTTAAAGCAGACAAAGCTACCGCTATCGAATTCTTAACAGACTTCTCATGTAACCAAGGTGATAACCTTACAAATGAGTGGAGAGACTTCTATGGTTATCTGTTTGCTAAGTTTATGGATGGTAACATCAAAACCAAGGATGGTAACAAGCAAAATCCTAAAATGACACAACCAGGTTATAGCGAAAAATGGAAAAAAGCCGTTGCAAAAGACACTGGTGACAAACTAAAAACAAAAGGGGCTTCTCATTAA
- a CDS encoding LytR/AlgR family response regulator transcription factor: protein MKVIIIEDEILAAEKLERLIKKYDSNIEIVERFDSVTESSIWLGNPDNKIDLIFLDIHLIDGLSFEIFNRVQVQTPIIFTTAYNEYALNAFKLNSIDYLLKPVSFDDLFTSMKKLENMRASLTSESKLRNFEDLSQVLSKIQKNYKTRFMIKVGDKLRSFTANEIDLFYSEGRDVFILLKDGKHYIIDYKMEELQELLNPNEFFRIGRSFIVNINAISGVNIHSNSRLKVKLNQNSDKDLIVSREKVNDFKDWFSGNKRD, encoded by the coding sequence ATGAAAGTCATTATAATTGAAGACGAAATTTTAGCCGCTGAAAAGCTTGAGCGCTTAATCAAGAAGTACGACTCTAACATTGAGATAGTCGAGCGATTTGATTCGGTAACTGAATCCAGTATCTGGTTGGGAAATCCTGACAATAAAATCGATCTTATTTTTCTTGACATCCACTTAATTGATGGCCTAAGCTTTGAAATTTTCAACCGTGTACAAGTCCAAACCCCAATTATTTTTACAACGGCTTATAATGAATATGCCCTAAATGCCTTTAAACTTAATAGCATTGACTATCTGCTGAAACCCGTAAGCTTTGACGATTTGTTCACCAGTATGAAAAAACTGGAGAATATGCGTGCATCACTGACCTCTGAGTCAAAACTTCGTAATTTCGAAGATTTAAGTCAGGTTTTATCTAAAATTCAGAAAAACTACAAGACTCGATTCATGATAAAAGTTGGAGACAAGCTTCGCTCCTTCACCGCCAACGAAATCGATCTTTTCTATAGTGAAGGGCGTGATGTTTTTATTCTGCTTAAAGATGGTAAACACTATATTATTGATTATAAAATGGAAGAATTGCAAGAGCTTTTAAACCCCAATGAGTTTTTCCGTATAGGTCGTTCCTTCATTGTCAACATCAATGCCATATCGGGTGTCAATATTCATTCCAACTCAAGACTAAAAGTCAAACTCAACCAAAATTCAGATAAAGACCTTATTGTATCGCGCGAGAAAGTCAACGATTTTAAAGACTGGTTTAGCGGCAATAAAAGAGACTAA